One stretch of Streptomyces peucetius DNA includes these proteins:
- a CDS encoding LCP family protein — protein MDAQSRGRADEIDPADQWVLNPQTGNYELRLDQSAPQSVPSARGPESGGAGARRAGGPDGGRVATQQATAGSGSRRRSAAPATEVPSQRSRRAGDASGGRAAQQQAGRRKRKQAKSRKKKVLLWTGGTLALAMVGTATAGYLYLEHLNSNITSVSDDGAGTGGFSKDRAINILLIGTDKRTGDGNEGYGDKNSAGHADTTVLLHVSKDRTNATALSIPRDLITDIPDCPTTQEDGSTKTIPGEEDVRFNISLGQSGRTPSCTMRTVTELTGIKPDHFMVADFNAVKTLSSAVGGVPICLAKDIKDEKSKLNLPAGEYTLEGEEALAFVRTRHAVGFGGDLDRIKLQQQFLSSLMRKLKSNDTLTSPTKLVKLAEAGTKALTVDSKIDDVFKLRDLGLELGKFDMKNLTFATVPVVDNPTEKVKATVVLNEAKAEQLFAMVREDISLTEVEEKKKDAKNKQNALLKGTRAEAADVRVDVLNGGGPDGAAQKTLNWLQNTEGVLKSANKGNATADVTRTTLEYAPNQADQARKLADLMGLPAAALKPGTEDAEGLEAMTLTLGPDFKGAGVPITGPAKLPDDVPRVEADKKICAE, from the coding sequence GTGGATGCGCAAAGCCGTGGGCGGGCGGACGAGATCGACCCCGCCGACCAGTGGGTACTCAACCCGCAGACGGGCAACTACGAACTGCGACTGGACCAATCCGCACCGCAGTCGGTCCCCTCGGCAAGAGGTCCGGAGTCCGGAGGAGCGGGCGCCCGCAGAGCGGGTGGGCCCGACGGCGGTCGCGTCGCCACGCAGCAGGCGACGGCCGGCTCGGGCAGCCGGCGCCGTTCGGCCGCTCCGGCCACGGAGGTCCCCAGCCAGCGCAGCCGCCGTGCCGGCGACGCGTCCGGCGGCCGTGCCGCCCAGCAGCAGGCGGGCCGGCGCAAGCGCAAGCAGGCCAAGTCGCGCAAGAAGAAGGTGCTGCTGTGGACGGGTGGCACCCTCGCGCTCGCGATGGTCGGCACCGCGACCGCCGGCTATCTCTACCTCGAGCATCTGAACTCGAACATCACGTCCGTCTCGGACGACGGCGCAGGCACCGGCGGCTTCAGCAAGGACCGGGCGATCAACATCCTGCTGATCGGCACGGACAAGCGGACCGGCGACGGCAACGAAGGCTACGGCGACAAGAACAGCGCCGGTCACGCGGACACGACCGTGCTGCTGCACGTGTCCAAGGACCGGACCAACGCGACGGCGTTGAGCATCCCGCGCGACCTGATCACCGACATCCCGGACTGCCCCACCACGCAGGAGGACGGGTCGACGAAGACCATCCCGGGCGAGGAGGACGTACGGTTCAACATCAGCCTCGGCCAGTCGGGCCGCACGCCGAGCTGCACCATGCGTACGGTCACCGAGCTCACCGGCATCAAGCCGGACCACTTCATGGTGGCCGACTTCAACGCGGTCAAGACGCTGAGCTCCGCCGTCGGCGGCGTGCCGATCTGCCTCGCCAAGGACATAAAGGACGAGAAGTCCAAACTCAACCTGCCGGCAGGTGAGTACACGCTCGAGGGCGAGGAGGCCCTCGCGTTCGTCCGCACCCGCCACGCGGTCGGTTTCGGCGGCGACCTGGACCGCATCAAGCTCCAGCAGCAGTTCCTCAGTTCGCTGATGCGCAAGCTGAAGTCGAACGACACCCTCACCAGCCCCACGAAGCTGGTGAAGCTGGCGGAGGCCGGTACGAAGGCGCTGACCGTCGACTCCAAGATCGACGACGTCTTCAAGCTCCGCGACCTCGGTCTGGAGCTGGGCAAGTTCGACATGAAGAACCTGACCTTCGCCACCGTGCCGGTCGTCGACAACCCGACGGAAAAGGTGAAGGCAACGGTCGTCCTCAACGAGGCCAAGGCCGAGCAGCTGTTCGCGATGGTCCGCGAGGACATCTCCCTCACCGAGGTCGAGGAGAAGAAGAAGGACGCCAAGAACAAGCAGAACGCCCTGCTGAAGGGCACCAGGGCCGAGGCCGCCGACGTCCGCGTCGACGTCCTCAACGGCGGTGGCCCGGACGGCGCGGCACAGAAGACTCTCAACTGGCTGCAGAACACCGAGGGCGTGCTGAAGTCCGCCAACAAGGGCAACGCGACGGCGGACGTCACCAGGACGACGCTGGAGTACGCGCCCAACCAGGCCGACCAGGCCCGCAAGCTCGCGGACCTGATGGGCCTGCCCGCTGCCGCGTTGAAGCCCGGCACCGAGGACGCGGAGGGCCTGGAGGCGATGACGCTGACGTTGGGGCCCGATTTCAAGGGCGCAGGGGTGCCCATAACGGGTCCGGCGAAGCTGCCGGACGACGTACCGCGAGTAGAAGCCGACAAAAAGATCTGCGCCGAGTGA
- a CDS encoding LCP family protein, whose product MGRNGVRGEGTREYAAEPGGLGRDDGLRDDGVHSEATVRVPRSRRAPDDERSAPEAAGGGHRRGGTGRRAKRGKHRILRGIAITTSVLVLGTAGAGYLYYEYLNSKLKKDDLTLGSAMPDHKANAAGQTPLNILLIGSDARDSKENQKLGGAKKTFGAPPLADVQMLVHLSADRSNISVISMPRDTLVKIPECTDPDKPEKTYPASEIALTNESLGRGGPGCTVATWYELTGITIDHFMMIDFAGVVSMADAIGGVPVCVEENIHSRTRDGKGSGLKLEAGTTDIKGEQALQWLRTRYGFDDGTDLARAHGQHMYMNSMVRTLRKNTKLTDPNKLRKLAGAAIDALTVDKGIDTVKGLFDLGTQLKSVPTARITMTTMPNVYSERPGYKGKVEPMPGDAEKLFRMVREDIPLDGKGPKKPPAKPVASKDPADAPAEIAVMVRNGTGGDGQYAEQGRATAVTELLADKGFALAKADTTLDPQQTTVVLYSNAELEGDAQAVAKSLGIPVSSVKRSTDATGIQLIVGADWRQGDTYPKTSAKPDNKTPETANVLRGDNEDECMPVQPGFTWS is encoded by the coding sequence GTGGGACGGAACGGCGTGCGTGGGGAGGGGACCCGGGAGTACGCGGCGGAACCCGGCGGTCTCGGCCGGGACGACGGACTGCGCGACGACGGAGTACACAGTGAGGCAACGGTTCGCGTCCCTCGCAGCCGCAGGGCTCCGGACGACGAGCGGAGCGCGCCGGAGGCGGCCGGCGGCGGTCACCGCCGCGGCGGCACGGGACGGCGTGCGAAGCGCGGCAAACACCGGATACTGCGCGGCATCGCGATCACGACGTCGGTGCTGGTGCTCGGCACCGCGGGTGCGGGCTATCTGTACTACGAGTACCTGAACAGCAAGCTGAAGAAGGACGACTTGACGCTCGGCAGCGCGATGCCCGACCACAAGGCGAACGCCGCCGGTCAGACGCCGCTGAACATCCTGCTGATCGGCTCGGACGCGCGGGACTCCAAGGAGAACCAGAAGCTCGGCGGGGCCAAGAAGACATTCGGCGCACCACCGCTCGCCGACGTCCAGATGCTGGTGCATCTGTCCGCGGACCGCAGCAACATCTCGGTCATCAGCATGCCCCGGGACACGCTCGTGAAGATCCCGGAGTGCACCGACCCGGACAAGCCCGAGAAGACCTATCCCGCCTCCGAAATCGCCCTCACCAACGAGTCGCTCGGCCGCGGCGGGCCGGGATGCACGGTGGCCACCTGGTACGAACTCACCGGCATCACGATCGACCACTTCATGATGATCGACTTCGCGGGTGTGGTCTCGATGGCCGACGCGATAGGCGGCGTCCCGGTCTGCGTCGAGGAGAACATCCACTCCCGCACCCGGGACGGCAAGGGCTCCGGCCTGAAGCTGGAGGCAGGCACCACCGACATCAAGGGCGAGCAGGCCCTGCAGTGGCTGCGCACCCGCTACGGCTTCGACGACGGCACCGACCTCGCCCGGGCCCACGGCCAGCACATGTACATGAACTCGATGGTCCGTACGCTGCGCAAGAACACCAAGCTCACCGACCCGAACAAGCTGCGCAAGCTCGCCGGGGCGGCCATCGACGCGCTCACCGTCGACAAGGGCATCGACACGGTCAAGGGCCTCTTCGACCTCGGCACTCAGCTCAAGAGCGTCCCGACCGCCCGCATCACGATGACCACCATGCCGAACGTCTACAGCGAGCGCCCCGGTTACAAGGGCAAGGTGGAGCCCATGCCGGGTGATGCCGAGAAGCTCTTCCGCATGGTCCGCGAGGACATCCCGCTGGACGGCAAGGGGCCGAAGAAGCCTCCGGCCAAGCCCGTCGCGTCCAAGGATCCCGCGGACGCCCCCGCGGAGATCGCGGTCATGGTGCGCAACGGCACCGGCGGCGACGGGCAGTACGCCGAACAGGGCCGTGCGACGGCCGTCACCGAGCTGCTGGCCGACAAGGGCTTCGCCCTGGCCAAGGCCGACACCACGCTCGACCCTCAGCAGACGACGGTCGTGCTGTACTCCAACGCCGAACTGGAGGGCGACGCGCAGGCGGTCGCCAAGTCCCTCGGGATTCCGGTGAGTTCGGTGAAGAGGTCCACCGACGCCACGGGTATCCAGCTGATCGTCGGAGCGGACTGGCGGCAGGGCGACACCTACCCGAAGACCTCAGCCAAGCCCGACAACAAGACCCCGGAGACCGCGAACGTCCTGCGGGGCGACAACGAGGACGAGTGCATGCCGGTGCAGCCGGGCTTCACCTGGTCGTAG
- a CDS encoding glycosyltransferase family 2 protein, whose product MNATPAVSVIMPVLNEERHLRNSVRHILEQEYDGEMEVVIALGPSTDRTDEIAAELVREDPRVHTVPNPTGRTPAALNAAIKASRHPVVVRVDGHGMLSPNYIATAVRLLDETGAQNVGGIMHAEGENTWEDAVAAAMTSKIGVGNAAFHTGGRAGPAETVYLGVFRREALEQQGGYNEEFIRAQDWELNFRIREAGGLIWFSPELKVQYRPRPSVRALAKQYKDYGRWRHVVARYHQGSINLRYLAPPTAVCAIAAGVVAGVALTPWAFVVPGGYLAAITAGSLPAGKGLSLKARLQIPVALATMHMSWGYGFLTSPRSLAKKVIASRRPSVKATAA is encoded by the coding sequence ATGAACGCCACGCCCGCTGTCTCCGTGATCATGCCGGTCCTCAACGAGGAGCGGCATCTGCGCAACTCCGTCCGCCACATCCTCGAGCAGGAGTACGACGGAGAGATGGAGGTGGTGATCGCCCTCGGACCGTCCACGGACCGCACCGACGAGATCGCCGCCGAGCTCGTACGGGAGGACCCCCGCGTCCACACCGTGCCGAACCCGACCGGCCGCACCCCCGCCGCGCTGAACGCCGCGATCAAGGCCTCGCGCCACCCCGTCGTGGTGCGGGTCGACGGCCACGGCATGCTCTCGCCGAACTACATCGCGACCGCGGTCCGTCTGCTGGACGAGACCGGCGCGCAGAACGTCGGCGGCATCATGCACGCCGAGGGCGAGAACACCTGGGAGGACGCGGTCGCCGCCGCGATGACCTCGAAGATCGGCGTCGGCAACGCCGCCTTCCACACCGGCGGCCGGGCCGGGCCGGCGGAGACCGTCTACCTCGGGGTGTTCCGCCGCGAGGCGCTGGAGCAGCAGGGCGGCTACAACGAGGAGTTCATCCGCGCCCAGGACTGGGAGCTGAACTTCCGTATCCGTGAGGCCGGCGGACTGATCTGGTTCTCGCCGGAGCTGAAGGTCCAGTACCGCCCCAGGCCGTCCGTGCGGGCGCTCGCCAAGCAGTACAAGGACTACGGCCGCTGGCGCCATGTCGTGGCCCGCTACCACCAGGGCTCGATCAACCTGCGCTACCTGGCCCCGCCGACCGCCGTGTGCGCCATCGCCGCGGGCGTCGTCGCCGGTGTGGCGCTGACCCCGTGGGCGTTCGTCGTCCCCGGCGGCTACCTGGCGGCGATCACCGCCGGCTCGCTCCCGGCGGGCAAGGGCCTCTCGCTGAAGGCGCGGCTGCAGATCCCGGTGGCCCTGGCGACGATGCACATGTCGTGGGGGTACGGCTTCCTGACCAGCCCGCGCTCGCTGGCGAAGAAGGTCATCGCGAGCCGTCGGCCCTCGGTCAAGGCCACTGCCGCCTGA
- a CDS encoding LCP family protein: MGLRCGESPVVRGGVLLPPPPRPRPRPRPRPRPAPQRGATGRPAARRTAGQAGGSGRPGRRDGRGSRPRWGTRIVTSLSVLVLGVGGIGHAVVTSLDTGISRVDPFRDMKNRPEGGRGTNILIVGTDGRDKITAEERKKYRLGGAPCNCTDTIMLVHVSQDRERASVVSLPRDSYAEIPEHVDSTTRERHEPHPVKLNAAYAEGGPALTVRTVENMTKVKIHHYLEVDFTSFMKTVDVVGGVEVCTARPMKDSYTGLDLPVGTHKLGGGEALQYVRSRHIDGAADLGRMQRQQRFLAALVDRATSGGVLLNPVKFRKVTSTVLGSVRADKGFGTREMLALGKAMRGFSAASSEFTSVPVGDVDFQVKGIGSTVKWDDAKSKKLFRLLREDKPLTPQRPKRPKATTAAEVDVDPKQIRVQVYNGTHITGLGDKVDKALHGVGFDTTRVPRNGGSGQVKHTYVTYDPRWDRSAKSLRAALPGAELRPVKGQGATLKVMAGEDYKGVTAVRVRKPHRGEFGAVTGDQVVCP; the protein is encoded by the coding sequence ATGGGCCTACGGTGCGGTGAATCCCCTGTCGTCCGCGGAGGTGTCCTCTTGCCCCCACCGCCCCGCCCACGTCCCCGCCCGCGTCCCCGCCCACGCCCGGCCCCGCAGCGCGGCGCCACCGGGCGGCCCGCCGCACGTCGGACGGCAGGGCAGGCGGGCGGGAGCGGGCGGCCGGGGCGCCGGGACGGGCGCGGCTCGCGGCCGCGCTGGGGCACGCGAATCGTGACATCCCTCTCGGTGCTGGTGCTGGGGGTCGGCGGCATCGGGCACGCCGTGGTGACCAGCCTCGACACGGGCATCAGCCGGGTCGACCCGTTCCGCGACATGAAGAACCGTCCGGAGGGCGGCCGCGGCACGAACATCCTGATCGTCGGCACCGACGGCCGGGACAAGATCACTGCGGAGGAGCGGAAGAAGTACCGCCTCGGCGGCGCGCCCTGCAACTGCACGGACACGATCATGCTGGTGCACGTCTCGCAGGACCGGGAGCGGGCCAGCGTCGTCAGTCTCCCGCGCGACAGTTACGCGGAGATCCCCGAGCACGTCGACAGCACCACCCGCGAGCGCCATGAACCGCACCCGGTGAAACTGAACGCCGCCTACGCGGAGGGCGGTCCCGCCCTGACCGTGCGGACGGTCGAGAACATGACCAAGGTGAAGATCCACCACTACCTCGAGGTCGACTTCACCAGCTTCATGAAGACGGTGGACGTCGTTGGCGGCGTGGAGGTCTGCACCGCGCGCCCCATGAAGGACTCGTACACCGGCCTCGACCTGCCGGTCGGCACTCACAAGCTGGGCGGCGGCGAGGCGCTCCAGTATGTGCGCTCACGCCATATCGACGGCGCTGCCGACCTGGGGCGGATGCAACGCCAGCAGCGCTTCCTGGCCGCTCTCGTCGACCGTGCGACCAGCGGCGGTGTGCTGCTCAACCCGGTGAAGTTCCGGAAGGTCACATCGACCGTGCTCGGCTCGGTCCGCGCCGACAAGGGCTTCGGCACCCGGGAGATGCTCGCGCTCGGCAAGGCCATGCGGGGCTTCTCGGCTGCCTCGTCCGAGTTCACGTCCGTGCCGGTCGGCGACGTCGACTTCCAGGTCAAAGGCATCGGCTCCACCGTGAAGTGGGACGACGCCAAGTCGAAGAAGCTCTTCCGGCTGCTGCGCGAGGACAAGCCCCTCACACCGCAGCGTCCAAAGCGCCCCAAGGCCACCACGGCCGCCGAGGTCGACGTCGACCCGAAGCAGATCCGGGTGCAGGTCTACAACGGGACACACATCACGGGCCTCGGCGACAAGGTCGACAAAGCGCTGCACGGCGTGGGCTTCGACACGACCCGCGTCCCGCGCAACGGCGGCAGCGGCCAGGTGAAGCACACCTATGTGACGTACGACCCACGCTGGGACCGCTCGGCGAAGTCGCTCCGGGCCGCGCTGCCGGGCGCGGAACTGCGCCCGGTGAAGGGCCAGGGCGCCACGCTGAAGGTGATGGCCGGGGAGGACTACAAGGGCGTCACAGCGGTACGGGTCCGCAAGCCGCACCGCGGGGAGTTCGGCGCGGTGACGGGGGACCAGGTCGTCTGCCCCTGA
- a CDS encoding acyl-CoA thioesterase: MTDQAPRPEDEIPGKPTSASRTTLSHIMTGSDTNLLGTVHGGVIMKLVDDAAGAVAGRHSGGPAVTASMDEMVFLEPVRVGDLVHVKAQVNWTGRSSMEVGVRVMAERWNESTPATQVGSAYLVFAAVDADGKPRAVPPVEPETERDRRRYQEAQIRRTHRLARRRAIRELREKRAAEGMED; the protein is encoded by the coding sequence ATGACAGATCAGGCCCCGCGCCCGGAGGATGAAATTCCGGGCAAGCCCACTTCGGCGTCCCGTACCACCCTGAGCCACATCATGACCGGCAGTGACACGAATCTCCTCGGCACCGTGCACGGCGGCGTGATCATGAAACTGGTGGACGACGCCGCCGGAGCGGTCGCCGGCCGGCACTCGGGCGGGCCCGCCGTCACCGCGTCGATGGACGAGATGGTGTTCCTCGAGCCGGTCAGGGTGGGCGACCTGGTCCATGTGAAGGCGCAGGTCAACTGGACGGGCCGGTCGTCGATGGAGGTCGGCGTACGGGTCATGGCCGAGCGCTGGAACGAGTCGACACCGGCGACGCAGGTCGGCAGCGCGTACCTGGTCTTCGCGGCAGTGGACGCGGACGGCAAGCCCCGGGCCGTACCGCCGGTCGAGCCCGAGACGGAGCGGGACCGGCGGCGCTACCAGGAGGCGCAGATCCGGCGTACGCACCGGCTGGCGAGGCGCCGGGCGATCCGGGAGCTGCGCGAGAAGCGCGCCGCCGAGGGCATGGAGGACTGA
- a CDS encoding LCP family protein — translation MNDWPEGRTADGGNGDVRGYGRGSAGAQPEGARVMRHVQRPAAPPRGGVPPQQRGYDQGGYAEPGYDSGYNTGQVYGRPGGGGGIPPQGPPHGGPYRQPGPAPDWRRRLKVGSIVVLVAVLGTTIGTYFWADSKVRREVDLSKVIERPAEGDCTTYLIVGSDSREGMTAEDKKRLHTGSAEGKRTDSMMILAACSSGNTMVSLPRDSEVEIPTFVGSESGKTFPGKGRRVKLNAAYAEDGPELLVRTVEHNTGLRIDHYAEIGFAGFAGIVDALGGVEMNIEKGFKDKKSGADFQAGKQTLDGEQALAFVRTRYAFAESDLARTKNQQKFLSAMASQAATPGTILNPFKLYPVMGAGLDTLIVDKDMSLFDLGEMFFAMKGVTDGEGTSMNMPTSGSNGGNLVWDKAKVQQLVKQIQNDEKVTVSDK, via the coding sequence ATGAATGACTGGCCCGAGGGACGGACCGCCGACGGCGGCAACGGCGACGTACGCGGCTACGGGCGCGGCAGCGCCGGTGCACAGCCGGAGGGCGCGCGCGTGATGCGCCACGTCCAGCGACCGGCGGCGCCCCCGCGCGGCGGCGTCCCCCCGCAGCAGCGCGGTTACGACCAGGGTGGGTACGCGGAGCCCGGGTACGACAGCGGCTACAACACCGGTCAGGTCTACGGCCGCCCCGGCGGTGGCGGTGGCATCCCTCCGCAGGGCCCTCCGCACGGCGGCCCGTACCGGCAGCCCGGCCCGGCGCCCGACTGGCGGCGCAGGCTCAAGGTCGGCTCCATCGTGGTGCTCGTGGCCGTGCTCGGCACGACCATCGGCACGTACTTCTGGGCCGACTCCAAGGTGCGGCGCGAGGTCGACCTCTCCAAGGTCATCGAACGGCCGGCCGAGGGCGACTGCACCACGTATCTGATCGTCGGCTCGGACAGCCGCGAGGGCATGACCGCCGAGGACAAGAAGCGGCTCCACACCGGCAGCGCCGAAGGCAAGCGCACCGACTCGATGATGATCCTCGCGGCCTGCTCCAGCGGGAACACCATGGTGTCGCTGCCGCGTGACTCGGAGGTCGAGATACCGACGTTCGTCGGCTCCGAGTCGGGCAAGACGTTCCCGGGCAAGGGCCGCCGGGTCAAGCTCAACGCCGCGTACGCGGAGGACGGACCGGAGCTGCTGGTCCGCACGGTCGAGCACAACACGGGCCTGCGCATCGACCACTACGCCGAGATCGGCTTCGCCGGCTTCGCCGGCATCGTCGACGCGCTCGGCGGTGTCGAGATGAACATCGAGAAGGGCTTCAAGGACAAGAAGTCCGGCGCCGACTTCCAGGCCGGCAAGCAGACCCTCGACGGCGAGCAGGCGCTGGCCTTCGTCCGCACCCGCTACGCCTTCGCCGAGTCCGACCTGGCCCGCACCAAGAACCAGCAGAAGTTCCTGTCGGCGATGGCGAGCCAGGCGGCGACGCCGGGCACGATCCTCAACCCGTTCAAGCTGTACCCGGTGATGGGCGCCGGCCTGGACACCCTGATCGTCGACAAGGACATGTCCCTGTTCGACCTGGGCGAGATGTTCTTCGCCATGAAGGGCGTCACGGACGGCGAGGGCACGTCGATGAACATGCCGACCTCGGGCAGCAACGGCGGCAACCTCGTCTGGGACAAGGCGAAGGTGCAGCAGTTGGTGAAGCAGATTCAGAACGACGAGAAGGTCACCGTCTCCGACAAGTGA
- the hemC gene encoding hydroxymethylbilane synthase — translation MPVDLIRIVSRDSPMALAQVERVRAELATLHPGTETTVLPVKTTGDKWMGDLSQVEGKGAFTKEVDAALLAGEADLAVHCVKDIPADRPLPAGTMFAAFLKRDDIRDALIHPGGLTLDQLPAGTRIGTSSVRRIAQLAASHPHLECVPIRGNANRRMEKLANGDADALLLAVAGLERIGRTDVITEILSTETMMPPIGAGVLALQCREGDTELIDTVSPLGDPDAYRETQAERMLLHVLQGHCNSPIAGFARVERGGELSLRACVFSADGKTVLNAHEWAGRLDPATLGTSVAVALLRQGARDVIDSIAH, via the coding sequence ATGCCGGTTGATCTGATTCGTATCGTCTCCAGAGACTCGCCGATGGCTCTCGCGCAGGTGGAACGTGTCCGCGCCGAGCTGGCCACGCTCCACCCCGGCACGGAGACCACCGTGCTGCCTGTCAAGACGACCGGCGACAAGTGGATGGGCGACCTTTCCCAGGTCGAGGGGAAAGGCGCGTTCACCAAGGAGGTCGACGCCGCCCTCCTCGCCGGAGAGGCCGACCTCGCCGTCCACTGCGTCAAGGACATTCCCGCCGACCGGCCCCTTCCGGCCGGCACGATGTTCGCAGCCTTCCTCAAGCGCGACGACATCCGCGACGCCCTCATCCACCCTGGCGGGCTCACCCTCGACCAGCTGCCTGCCGGTACGCGGATCGGAACCTCGTCCGTACGCCGGATCGCCCAACTCGCGGCCTCGCATCCCCATCTGGAGTGCGTCCCGATCCGGGGCAACGCGAACCGGCGTATGGAGAAGCTGGCGAACGGCGATGCCGACGCGCTGCTTCTTGCCGTCGCCGGGCTGGAGCGCATCGGCCGTACCGACGTCATCACCGAGATCCTTTCGACCGAGACGATGATGCCGCCCATCGGCGCCGGCGTCCTCGCCCTCCAGTGCCGTGAGGGCGACACGGAGCTGATCGACACCGTCAGCCCGCTCGGCGACCCTGACGCGTATCGCGAGACCCAGGCCGAGCGGATGCTCCTCCACGTCCTTCAGGGCCACTGCAACAGCCCCATCGCCGGATTCGCACGCGTCGAGCGTGGCGGGGAACTGTCGCTGAGGGCCTGCGTGTTCTCCGCGGACGGCAAGACCGTGCTCAACGCCCACGAATGGGCGGGTCGCCTCGACCCGGCGACGCTCGGCACATCAGTCGCTGTCGCCCTTCTCCGGCAGGGCGCCCGAGATGTGATCGACAGCATCGCTCACTGA
- a CDS encoding DUF397 domain-containing protein translates to MSDGDGSALDWFKSSYSSNDGPECVEVAVAPGALHVRDSKNVPGPELGFTPTAWADFVTYASGS, encoded by the coding sequence ATGTCAGACGGAGACGGTTCCGCGCTGGACTGGTTCAAGAGCAGCTACAGCAGCAACGACGGGCCCGAGTGCGTCGAGGTCGCGGTCGCACCCGGCGCGCTCCACGTGCGCGACTCCAAGAACGTGCCCGGTCCCGAGCTCGGCTTCACCCCCACCGCATGGGCGGACTTCGTGACGTACGCGTCCGGCAGCTGA
- a CDS encoding ATP-binding protein → MNQEITRTEPSAPARQFTVLLSPTRRGARLARLLTAAQLGSWGLPSESAAQIVAELATNAAVHGRVPGRDFRLELAVEDGGKRLRIAVTDTRGDRLPRAAAHPTADSESGRGLLIVEALADRWGVALGPVPRKTVWAELDLA, encoded by the coding sequence GTGAATCAGGAAATCACTCGAACTGAACCTTCCGCTCCTGCTCGCCAATTCACCGTGCTGCTCTCCCCCACGCGCCGGGGTGCCAGACTCGCGCGGCTGCTCACAGCCGCCCAACTGGGCTCCTGGGGGCTGCCGTCGGAGTCGGCCGCGCAGATCGTCGCCGAGCTGGCGACCAACGCGGCGGTCCACGGCCGCGTACCCGGCAGGGACTTCCGGCTGGAACTCGCCGTCGAGGACGGCGGCAAGCGGCTACGGATCGCGGTCACCGACACCCGTGGTGACCGCCTGCCGCGCGCCGCCGCCCACCCCACCGCCGACTCCGAGTCGGGGCGCGGTCTCTTGATCGTCGAAGCACTCGCCGACCGGTGGGGCGTGGCGCTCGGGCCGGTGCCCCGGAAGACCGTCTGGGCCGAGCTGGATCTCGCGTAG
- a CDS encoding helix-turn-helix domain-containing protein codes for MDTQQISAPSRASYRVPGRATAFGVIHVNSIHTTRFTIVGNHLAQHGQLSLTAIGLAVHIQSLPDGAKVGIKVLADRFPESEARIAAALRELEEHSYLARMMERLPGGKLVTRTISYNHPEAAAATPAPAPCPPPVREPEPEPVPEPAPAPTPPPTRPPLPQPQAPDLERHRVATDLLAGLRRDEPRLLLGEHDVHRLAPAVAAWLERDAAPDAVRHALTANLPDPLKQPAALLAHRLTALLPPPLPAQAPPSPPRAPLQNCDKCDRAFRAPAPGECRECRTDDLATAA; via the coding sequence ATGGACACCCAGCAGATTAGCGCGCCCTCGCGCGCCTCGTACCGCGTTCCCGGTCGCGCCACCGCTTTCGGTGTGATCCATGTGAACTCGATCCACACCACGCGCTTCACGATCGTCGGCAACCACCTGGCCCAGCACGGGCAGTTGTCGCTGACGGCGATCGGGCTGGCCGTGCACATCCAGTCGCTGCCCGACGGGGCGAAGGTCGGCATCAAGGTGCTCGCCGACCGCTTCCCGGAGAGCGAGGCCCGCATCGCCGCCGCGCTGCGCGAGTTGGAGGAGCACAGCTACCTGGCGCGCATGATGGAGCGCCTGCCCGGCGGCAAGCTCGTGACGCGCACGATCTCGTACAACCACCCGGAAGCAGCGGCCGCCACCCCGGCGCCGGCGCCGTGCCCGCCTCCCGTACGGGAACCGGAGCCGGAGCCCGTACCGGAACCGGCCCCCGCACCCACGCCCCCGCCCACGCGTCCGCCGCTCCCCCAGCCGCAGGCCCCCGACCTCGAACGCCACCGCGTCGCCACCGACCTCCTCGCCGGCCTGCGCCGCGACGAGCCGCGGCTGCTCCTCGGCGAGCACGACGTGCACCGCCTGGCCCCGGCCGTCGCCGCCTGGCTGGAGCGCGACGCCGCCCCCGACGCCGTACGCCACGCTCTCACCGCCAACCTGCCCGACCCTCTGAAACAGCCCGCGGCCCTCCTGGCCCACCGTCTCACCGCGCTCCTGCCACCACCGCTCCCGGCCCAGGCGCCGCCCTCACCTCCCAGGGCCCCGCTCCAGAACTGCGACAAGTGCGACCGCGCCTTCCGCGCCCCGGCCCCGGGTGAGTGCCGCGAGTGCAGAACCGACGACCTCGCGACGGCCGCCTAG